One segment of Streptomyces sp. TG1A-8 DNA contains the following:
- a CDS encoding IS701 family transposase, translating to MEGMSEAACWAGELELVFARVAGRFTRADLRWRMRDYVRGLLGRATRKNGWQLAEWAGHRTPDGFQRLLNSSVWDADALRDDVRAYVAERLGPGGVLIIDDTGFIKKGTTSAGVSRQYTGTSGKIDNCQIGVFGAYATSSGRALVDRELYLPKAWTSDRDRCRAAKIPDGRGFATKGELARDIVRRCLAAGLPASWVTADEAYGQDWHFRRLLEQTGVGYVVAVPKSQQIKSLAGIWRIDHLIDEAPDDAWQRLSCGDGAKGPRIYDWAGAKLPANIIFDPDPPTHHRWVMARRSLSDPEDVAYYLAYAPVGVEIAELVRIAGSRWAIEECFQAAKNECGLDEYEVRRYVGWYRHITLAMLAHAVLAALAAQAQAGGEAKGAAETDQPPSRSPWQRSGGSWTLSCPTHEPTAIPSPTH from the coding sequence ATGGAGGGGATGAGTGAAGCCGCTTGCTGGGCCGGCGAGTTGGAGTTGGTGTTCGCTCGGGTGGCGGGCAGGTTCACTCGGGCGGATCTGCGGTGGCGGATGCGGGACTACGTCCGTGGTCTGCTGGGGCGGGCGACACGCAAGAACGGCTGGCAGCTTGCGGAATGGGCAGGTCACCGCACTCCGGACGGCTTTCAGCGGCTGCTGAACAGCAGTGTCTGGGACGCGGACGCCCTGCGTGACGACGTCCGTGCCTACGTCGCCGAACGGCTCGGACCGGGCGGTGTGCTGATCATCGACGACACGGGATTCATCAAGAAGGGCACCACCTCAGCCGGGGTCAGTCGGCAGTACACCGGCACCTCAGGAAAGATCGACAACTGTCAGATCGGCGTGTTCGGCGCCTACGCCACCAGCTCAGGCCGGGCCTTGGTGGACCGGGAGCTCTACCTGCCCAAAGCCTGGACGTCCGACCGTGACCGCTGCCGGGCGGCCAAGATCCCCGACGGGCGAGGCTTTGCGACCAAGGGGGAACTGGCCCGGGACATCGTCCGCCGCTGCCTGGCCGCCGGCCTGCCGGCGTCGTGGGTGACCGCGGATGAGGCCTACGGGCAGGACTGGCACTTCCGCCGCCTGCTCGAGCAGACGGGCGTCGGCTACGTGGTGGCGGTGCCCAAGTCCCAGCAGATCAAGTCCCTGGCCGGCATCTGGCGCATCGACCATCTCATCGATGAAGCACCCGATGATGCCTGGCAGCGGCTGTCCTGCGGTGATGGGGCGAAGGGCCCGCGGATCTACGACTGGGCCGGGGCCAAGTTGCCCGCCAACATCATCTTCGATCCGGATCCGCCGACCCATCACCGGTGGGTGATGGCCCGCCGCAGCCTGTCCGACCCCGAAGATGTGGCCTACTACCTGGCCTACGCACCCGTGGGTGTCGAGATCGCCGAGCTGGTCCGCATCGCCGGCTCCCGCTGGGCGATCGAGGAGTGCTTCCAGGCCGCGAAGAACGAGTGCGGCCTGGACGAGTACGAAGTCCGCCGCTATGTCGGCTGGTATCGGCACATCACCCTGGCCATGCTCGCCCACGCCGTCTTGGCCGCACTCGCAGCACAAGCCCAGGCCGGCGGGGAGGCAAAGGGGGCTGCAGAAACGGATCAGCCACCGTCCCGCTCACCGTGGCAGAGATCCGGCGGCTCCTGGACACTCTCCTGCCCCACCCACGAGCCGACCGCGATCCCATCACCCACGCACTGA
- a CDS encoding IS5 family transposase (programmed frameshift): MIWGCEVARPKPWEVDDELWAVIEPLLPKVERRARHPGRKRHPDRLVFQGILFVLHTGISWEHLPQELGFGSGMTCWRRLAEWTGAGVWPRLHEVLLAKLRSANALDFSRAAVDGSHIRAPKGGPKTGRSPVDRGRTGSKHHLITDATGIPLAATLTGGNRNDVTQLIPLLEAIPPVRGKRGRPRRRPDVVLGDRGYDHDKYRRLVRDLGVKPLIARRGTEHGSGLGTQRWVVERAFAHLHWFRRLRIRWEIRDDIHEAFLTLGCALICWRRLTSLR; the protein is encoded by the exons ATGATCTGGGGGTGCGAAGTGGCACGGCCGAAGCCGTGGGAAGTCGACGACGAGCTGTGGGCGGTGATCGAACCGCTGCTGCCCAAGGTCGAGCGTCGGGCCCGGCACCCAGGGCGCAAGCGGCATCCGGACCGGCTGGTGTTCCAGGGCATCCTGTTCGTCCTGCACACCGGGATCTCCTGGGAACACCTGCCGCAGGAACTCGGCTTCGGCTCGGGCATGACCTGCTGGCGACGCCTGGCCGAGTGGACCGGGGCCGGCGTGTGGCCCCGACTGCACGAGGTCCTCCTTGCCAAGCTCCGCAGCGCGAACGCCCTGGACTTCTCCCGAGCGGCCGTCGACGGCTCCCACATCCGCGCGC CTAAAGGGGGTCCCAAGACCGGACGAAGCCCTGTTGACCGGGGCAGAACCGGCAGCAAGCACCACCTGATCACCGACGCCACCGGCATCCCGCTCGCCGCCACGCTGACCGGCGGCAACCGCAACGACGTCACCCAGCTGATCCCTCTGCTGGAGGCGATACCGCCGGTGCGGGGCAAGCGAGGCCGGCCCCGACGCCGCCCGGACGTGGTGCTGGGCGACCGCGGCTACGACCACGACAAGTACCGCCGGCTCGTCCGGGACCTGGGCGTGAAGCCACTGATCGCCCGACGCGGCACCGAACACGGCTCCGGACTTGGCACCCAACGCTGGGTCGTGGAACGCGCATTCGCCCACCTGCACTGGTTCCGCCGTCTGCGGATCCGCTGGGAGATCCGCGACGACATCCACGAAGCCTTCCTCACCCTCGGATGCGCGCTCATCTGCTGGAGGCGCCTGACGTCATTGCGATAG